One genomic region from Yersinia canariae encodes:
- the clcA gene encoding H(+)/Cl(-) exchange transporter ClcA, which yields MTDSTQNIPAEGISEVKRGRFIHALVNRDTTPLVILIMAAVVGVVTGLLGVAFDRGVDWIQQERLATLAKVANNAILVWPLAFIMSALLAMIGYFLVRRFAPEAGGSGIPEIEGAMEEMRPVRWWRVIPVKFIGGLGTLGAGMVLGREGPMVQMGANSGRMIVDIFRLRSSEARHSLLATGAAAGLSAAFNAPLAGILFVIEEMRSQFRYSLVSIKAVFVGVITSTIVYRYFNGERAIIDVGKLSDVPLNTLWLYLLLGIIFGAVGVMFNALIFRSQDMFMRFHGGDWRKLVLIGGLLGGMCGLLALIHGEAVGGGFALIPIAVAGNFSIGMLLFIFVARVITTLLCFGSGAPGGIFAPMLALGTILGTAFGLSCAHFFPEYSIDAGTFAIAGMGALFAASVRAPLTGIVLVLEMTDNYQLILPMIVTCLGATLIAQFMGGKPLYSAILARTLQRQEQAAKAAEQQAVVESSTQTGR from the coding sequence ATGACTGATTCAACGCAAAATATACCTGCTGAAGGCATTTCAGAAGTCAAACGTGGTCGCTTTATCCATGCTTTGGTTAATCGTGATACTACACCCTTAGTTATCCTTATCATGGCGGCCGTGGTAGGTGTGGTCACCGGTTTATTAGGGGTTGCTTTTGATCGCGGCGTCGATTGGATCCAGCAAGAAAGGTTGGCGACCCTCGCTAAGGTTGCTAACAATGCGATTTTAGTGTGGCCGTTGGCTTTTATTATGTCGGCATTGCTGGCAATGATAGGTTATTTTCTGGTGCGCCGTTTTGCTCCAGAGGCCGGTGGTTCGGGGATACCTGAAATAGAAGGGGCGATGGAAGAAATGCGGCCAGTTCGCTGGTGGCGGGTCATTCCAGTCAAATTTATTGGTGGCCTTGGTACGCTCGGGGCTGGCATGGTGTTAGGGCGAGAGGGGCCAATGGTGCAAATGGGGGCCAATAGTGGGCGGATGATCGTCGATATTTTCCGTCTGCGCAGCTCTGAAGCTCGCCACTCTTTATTAGCGACCGGTGCGGCTGCGGGGCTGTCTGCCGCGTTTAATGCTCCGCTGGCTGGAATCTTGTTTGTTATTGAAGAGATGCGTTCGCAGTTCCGCTACAGCCTGGTATCCATTAAAGCAGTATTTGTGGGGGTGATAACCTCAACGATTGTTTACCGCTATTTTAATGGTGAGCGCGCAATTATTGATGTTGGCAAGCTCAGTGATGTGCCGCTGAATACCTTGTGGCTCTATCTGTTGCTGGGCATTATTTTCGGTGCAGTGGGAGTGATGTTCAATGCGCTAATATTCCGTTCTCAAGATATGTTTATGCGTTTTCACGGTGGTGACTGGCGCAAACTGGTGCTGATAGGCGGTTTATTGGGGGGGATGTGTGGTTTACTCGCATTGATTCACGGCGAAGCTGTCGGGGGTGGTTTTGCATTAATTCCTATCGCGGTAGCCGGTAATTTCAGTATTGGTATGTTGCTTTTTATCTTTGTTGCCAGGGTGATAACCACTTTGCTGTGTTTTGGTTCTGGTGCTCCGGGCGGGATATTTGCCCCAATGTTGGCCCTGGGAACTATTCTGGGAACCGCTTTTGGCTTATCTTGCGCGCACTTTTTCCCTGAATACTCTATTGATGCAGGTACTTTTGCTATTGCTGGAATGGGGGCACTGTTTGCCGCCTCGGTACGGGCACCTCTTACCGGGATCGTACTGGTGTTGGAAATGACCGATAATTATCAGCTCATTTTGCCCATGATAGTGACTTGTCTGGGGGCGACCTTAATAGCGCAATTTATGGGCGGTAAGCCCTTGTATTCAGCTATTTTAGCCCGCACATTACAAAGACAAGAGCAGGCAGCAAAGGCTGCTGA